Proteins encoded within one genomic window of Amycolatopsis sp. 2-15:
- a CDS encoding alpha/beta fold hydrolase — translation MVGDARTVSVAVEGGALAVEVVAAASAPVLAVHGVTSNRRLWNWLRAEAPDLSLVMPDLRGRAGSFAVSGPSSLRQHASDLVRVLDALGHPVVDVCGMSLGGFVAVELATRWPDRVRGLVLVDGGLPMAVPPGLTPETVPAAFAPQLERVSRRWADVDEYLAYFTRANPLLDAADPLLRDCLDHDLSDGRVFLSREAVLADATDVFFGEPRWREIAVPTELVCAEWSSGPGTPPAYSDEALVGFRAALPTLRRPRRIAGADHAATIMTHSGAAVVGAALHDLLTR, via the coding sequence ATGGTGGGTGACGCGAGGACGGTGTCGGTGGCGGTCGAGGGCGGGGCGCTGGCCGTGGAGGTGGTGGCCGCGGCTTCGGCGCCGGTGCTCGCCGTGCACGGGGTGACGAGCAACCGCCGGCTGTGGAACTGGCTGCGGGCCGAGGCACCGGATCTGTCGCTGGTGATGCCGGACCTGCGGGGGCGTGCGGGCAGCTTCGCGGTGAGTGGCCCGTCTTCGTTGCGGCAGCACGCTTCCGACCTGGTGCGCGTGCTCGACGCGCTGGGTCACCCGGTGGTCGACGTGTGCGGGATGTCCCTGGGCGGGTTCGTGGCGGTCGAGCTCGCCACGCGCTGGCCGGACCGCGTGCGCGGGCTCGTGCTGGTCGACGGCGGGCTCCCGATGGCCGTGCCCCCGGGCCTCACCCCTGAGACGGTGCCCGCCGCGTTCGCGCCGCAGCTGGAGCGCGTCTCGCGGCGCTGGGCGGACGTCGACGAGTACTTGGCCTATTTCACGCGCGCCAACCCCTTGCTCGACGCCGCCGACCCGCTCCTGCGCGACTGCCTCGACCACGACCTCTCCGACGGTCGCGTGTTCCTCAGCCGCGAAGCCGTCCTGGCCGATGCGACCGACGTGTTCTTCGGCGAGCCGCGCTGGCGGGAGATCGCCGTGCCGACCGAGCTGGTGTGCGCGGAGTGGAGCTCGGGGCCAGGCACGCCGCCCGCGTACAGCGACGAAGCCCTGGTCGGGTTCCGCGCCGCCCTGCCCACTCTGCGCCGCCCCCGGCGCATCGCCGGCGCCGACCACGCGGCCACGATCATGACCCACTCGGGCGCGGCCGTCGTCGGTGCGGCGCTGCACGATCTGTTGACCCGATAG
- a CDS encoding polysaccharide deacetylase family protein, which produces MPEPRDPAAAPPRDFVGYGRYPPRVRWPGDAKVVVNIVVNYEEGAEYSIPDGDGRNDGWGEYAYEVGPEVRDLGTETHYEFGSRVGIWRLARIFDRYAVPVSVGACAVALERNPAVAEWIRERGHDVIGHGYRWLDYARMPVDEERDHLHRAIESLERTTGQRPRGWYVRSFPSEHTLDLLVAEGGFLYDSDPCNDELPYFSERGLLIVPYSKVYNDTRYLLSPTYGSPAQFFESLRLALDYMCEEADDGFGARMMTVGLHPRWSGQAGRAAAVRDFVRYATEQPGVRFLRRLDIAQWWVDHHRDWEPIGP; this is translated from the coding sequence GTGCCCGAACCCCGTGACCCGGCCGCAGCGCCGCCGCGTGACTTCGTCGGCTACGGCCGGTACCCGCCCCGGGTGCGCTGGCCCGGCGACGCCAAGGTCGTGGTGAACATCGTCGTGAACTACGAGGAGGGCGCCGAGTACTCGATCCCCGACGGCGACGGCCGCAACGACGGCTGGGGCGAGTACGCCTACGAGGTCGGTCCCGAGGTGCGTGATCTCGGCACCGAGACGCACTACGAGTTCGGCAGCCGCGTCGGCATCTGGCGGCTGGCGCGGATCTTCGACCGCTACGCGGTGCCGGTGAGCGTCGGTGCGTGCGCGGTCGCTCTCGAGCGCAACCCGGCCGTCGCGGAGTGGATCCGCGAACGCGGCCACGACGTGATCGGCCACGGCTACCGCTGGCTCGACTACGCGCGCATGCCCGTCGACGAGGAGCGCGACCACCTGCACCGCGCGATCGAGTCGCTGGAGCGGACGACGGGGCAGCGGCCGCGCGGGTGGTACGTGCGGTCGTTCCCGAGCGAGCACACGCTCGACCTGCTCGTGGCGGAAGGCGGATTCCTCTACGATTCGGATCCGTGCAACGACGAGCTGCCGTACTTTTCGGAGCGCGGGCTGCTGATCGTGCCGTATTCCAAGGTGTACAACGACACCCGCTACCTGCTGAGCCCGACCTACGGCTCGCCGGCGCAGTTCTTCGAAAGCCTGCGGCTCGCGCTCGACTACATGTGCGAGGAAGCCGACGACGGCTTCGGGGCGCGGATGATGACCGTGGGGCTGCACCCGCGGTGGAGCGGACAGGCCGGGCGCGCGGCGGCCGTGCGGGATTTCGTCCGGTATGCCACGGAGCAGCCGGGTGTCCGCTTCCTGCGGCGGCTCGACATCGCGCAGTGGTGGGTGGACCACCACCGGGACTGGGAGCCGATCGGGCCGTGA
- a CDS encoding putative quinol monooxygenase: protein MPAYGFFVEFEAKPGKEDDVAQFLVDAKSLVDAEPGTLAWFGFRLGPSSFRIFDAFETEEDREAHLQGEVRRQIELRGDELFAVPPTITPVGVLAAKLPPH from the coding sequence ATGCCGGCGTACGGATTTTTCGTCGAGTTCGAAGCGAAGCCCGGGAAGGAGGACGACGTGGCCCAGTTCCTCGTCGACGCCAAGTCCCTTGTGGACGCCGAACCGGGCACGCTGGCCTGGTTCGGTTTCCGCCTCGGGCCGTCGTCGTTCCGGATCTTCGACGCGTTCGAGACGGAGGAGGACCGCGAAGCCCACCTTCAGGGCGAGGTGCGCAGGCAGATCGAGCTGCGCGGCGACGAGCTGTTCGCCGTGCCGCCGACGATCACGCCGGTGGGCGTGCTGGCCGCGAAGCTCCCGCCGCACTGA
- a CDS encoding GlxA family transcriptional regulator, with protein sequence MHPAKTPVTSRGRAKHVIAVLVVPDSVALEVTVVHQVFGPRMAAIAELTGDVGSAYEVVLCGEEPRQVLPSGVDFGELAPLETLLTADTVMVPGVENPLAERPRSVVRALRGAAEAGARMVSFCGGAFLLARAGLLDGRRATTHWLFTEEFCREFPQVKLDPGCLYVDDGGVHTSGGIFSATDLALHLLAEDLGQAYAGDVGRLLVTAPRRPGAQAQFVKDSIRIAGEPALGSFLAWLREHLHEPLTLAGLASQVHLSERSLVRKFRRATGMTVFDWINRERVAAAKVLLETTDHRISEIAAMVGFGSAETLRRHFERQVGTTAGSYRATFRATPAAS encoded by the coding sequence ATGCACCCCGCCAAGACGCCCGTCACCTCGCGCGGCCGCGCCAAGCACGTGATCGCGGTGCTGGTCGTGCCCGATTCCGTGGCGCTGGAGGTCACGGTGGTGCACCAGGTGTTCGGCCCGCGGATGGCGGCGATCGCCGAACTGACCGGCGACGTCGGCAGCGCGTACGAGGTGGTGCTCTGCGGCGAGGAGCCGCGCCAGGTGCTGCCTTCGGGCGTGGACTTCGGGGAGCTCGCGCCGCTGGAGACCTTGCTGACGGCCGACACGGTGATGGTGCCGGGTGTCGAGAATCCGCTGGCGGAGCGGCCGCGATCCGTGGTGCGGGCGTTGCGGGGCGCGGCGGAGGCCGGCGCGCGCATGGTGTCGTTCTGCGGGGGCGCGTTCCTGCTGGCGCGCGCCGGGCTGCTGGACGGGCGCCGGGCGACCACGCACTGGTTGTTCACCGAGGAGTTCTGCCGGGAGTTCCCGCAGGTCAAGCTGGATCCGGGCTGCCTGTACGTGGACGACGGCGGGGTGCACACGTCGGGCGGGATCTTCTCGGCGACGGACCTCGCCTTGCACCTGCTGGCCGAGGACCTGGGCCAGGCCTACGCCGGCGACGTCGGCCGGCTGCTGGTGACGGCGCCGCGGCGCCCGGGTGCGCAGGCGCAGTTCGTGAAGGACTCGATCCGGATCGCGGGGGAGCCGGCGCTCGGATCGTTCCTGGCGTGGCTGCGGGAGCACCTGCACGAGCCGTTGACGCTGGCCGGGCTGGCGTCGCAGGTGCACCTGAGCGAGCGGAGCCTGGTGCGCAAGTTCCGCCGGGCCACGGGGATGACGGTGTTCGACTGGATCAACCGCGAGCGCGTGGCGGCCGCCAAGGTGCTGCTGGAGACGACGGATCACCGGATCTCGGAGATCGCCGCGATGGTGGGGTTCGGGTCCGCGGAGACGCTGCGCCGCCACTTCGAACGCCAGGTCGGCACCACGGCGGGCAGCTACCGGGCCACCTTTCGCGCCACTCCGGCCGCGTCGTGA
- a CDS encoding alpha/beta hydrolase, protein MFGGYDWGGRALDVAAALWPKRCRALVSVSSYLIQNLDPAVLASSPDAPGTESAHWYFYFFLTERGRTALTRSRRDLAEVVWRRNSPQWPFTSADLDIAAAAMDNPDYVDVVIHNYRVRQGAAPGDPRYAALEARLLAQPPITVPAVTLDGLADGSFPATDGAASANHFTGPRVHHRVPGAGHNLPQEQPRAFVAAVLEAVRL, encoded by the coding sequence GTGTTCGGCGGCTACGACTGGGGCGGGCGCGCCCTCGACGTCGCCGCGGCGCTGTGGCCGAAGCGGTGCCGCGCGCTGGTGTCGGTGAGCAGCTACCTGATCCAGAACCTGGACCCGGCCGTGCTCGCGTCCTCCCCGGACGCGCCCGGCACCGAATCGGCGCACTGGTACTTCTACTTCTTCTTGACCGAGCGCGGCCGCACCGCGCTGACGCGTTCCCGGCGTGACCTGGCGGAAGTGGTGTGGCGGCGCAACTCGCCGCAGTGGCCCTTCACGAGCGCCGACCTCGACATCGCGGCCGCCGCGATGGACAATCCGGACTACGTGGACGTGGTCATCCACAACTACCGCGTGCGCCAGGGCGCGGCGCCGGGCGATCCTCGCTACGCCGCCCTCGAAGCGCGGCTGCTGGCGCAGCCACCGATCACGGTGCCGGCGGTGACGCTCGACGGGCTCGCCGACGGCAGCTTCCCGGCGACCGACGGCGCGGCGTCGGCGAACCACTTCACCGGCCCGCGCGTGCACCACCGCGTGCCCGGCGCGGGGCACAACCTGCCCCAGGAGCAGCCACGCGCGTTCGTGGCCGCCGTGCTCGAAGCGGTCCGGCTGTGA
- a CDS encoding alpha/beta fold hydrolase translates to MISRRAFGKAVGAGAVVASLPAFSAEAAATPAVVSGLGPVRHVRTDLLDLAYHEVGPARGDVVLLGHGWPYSPHAYAEVAPALARRGFRVLVPYLRGHGATRFRDAATMRSGQQAALGAT, encoded by the coding sequence ATGATCTCCCGGCGGGCGTTCGGGAAGGCCGTGGGAGCGGGGGCGGTCGTCGCCTCCCTCCCGGCCTTCTCCGCGGAGGCCGCGGCCACCCCGGCCGTGGTCTCCGGGCTGGGCCCGGTCCGCCACGTGCGCACCGACCTGCTCGACCTCGCCTACCACGAGGTCGGGCCGGCCCGCGGCGACGTGGTGCTGCTCGGCCACGGCTGGCCCTACAGCCCGCACGCCTACGCCGAGGTCGCGCCCGCTCTGGCGCGCCGCGGCTTCCGCGTGCTCGTGCCCTACCTGCGCGGCCACGGCGCCACCCGCTTCCGCGACGCCGCGACGATGCGCTCCGGCCAGCAGGCCGCGCTCGGCGCGACCTGA
- a CDS encoding Ohr family peroxiredoxin — protein MTETTYTAVVTATGEGRNGGRATAADGSLDVTLAIPKELGGNGGATNPEQLLGAGWASCFLGAVKIVAAQKKVKLADLAVVADITLHNETADFWFSAALHLEVSGVDQATAEELGHAAHQICPYSKATRGNVEVTVDATVATVA, from the coding sequence ATGACTGAAACCACCTACACCGCGGTCGTCACCGCCACCGGCGAGGGCCGCAACGGAGGCCGTGCCACCGCCGCCGACGGTTCGCTCGACGTCACGCTCGCCATCCCGAAGGAGCTCGGCGGCAACGGCGGCGCGACCAACCCGGAGCAGCTGCTCGGCGCCGGGTGGGCCTCGTGTTTCCTCGGCGCGGTGAAAATCGTTGCCGCGCAGAAGAAGGTGAAGCTCGCCGACCTCGCCGTGGTCGCCGACATCACCCTGCACAATGAAACGGCCGACTTCTGGTTCAGCGCCGCCCTGCACCTCGAAGTGTCCGGTGTGGACCAGGCGACCGCCGAAGAGCTGGGCCACGCCGCGCACCAGATCTGCCCTTACTCGAAGGCGACCCGCGGAAACGTCGAGGTCACCGTAGACGCCACTGTCGCGACCGTAGCCTGA
- a CDS encoding DUF664 domain-containing protein, with product MITTGQYLHVVTRALTGMAAIVEQLGDDLANTRLELPGANTPYAVLNHCLGATAYWAGEVVSGRAGHRDRDAEFTAAGPVAPLLDRVRKTVRQLGKDVPRADPHATVPATLAGLGDPLEAGGALLHLCADLLQHHGQLEILRDVLLAQARIPA from the coding sequence GTGATCACCACTGGCCAGTACCTGCACGTCGTCACCCGGGCCCTGACCGGCATGGCCGCGATCGTCGAGCAGCTCGGCGACGACCTGGCCAACACCCGGCTCGAGCTGCCCGGCGCCAACACGCCGTACGCGGTGCTCAACCACTGCCTCGGCGCCACGGCCTACTGGGCCGGCGAGGTCGTCTCCGGCCGCGCCGGCCATCGCGACCGCGACGCCGAGTTCACTGCCGCCGGCCCCGTCGCGCCGCTGCTCGACCGCGTGCGCAAGACCGTGCGGCAGCTCGGGAAAGACGTGCCCCGCGCGGACCCGCACGCGACCGTGCCCGCCACGCTGGCCGGGCTCGGCGACCCGCTCGAGGCCGGCGGCGCGCTGCTGCACCTGTGCGCCGACCTCCTCCAGCACCACGGCCAGCTCGAAATCCTGCGCGACGTCCTGCTCGCGCAAGCCCGGATCCCCGCCTGA